The following are encoded together in the Candidatus Hydrogenedentota bacterium genome:
- a CDS encoding acyltransferase, which translates to MNIGRLLQKLKLRYGSQETVIRTLRDMGVQIGERCRIYTAHFGTEPWLIRIGNHVCISNDVTFVNHDLNWPFQDKYESLTGFGTIEIRDNCQIGVRATILPRVVIGPNAIVGACSVVTKDVPPNTVVAGNPAVVICTLDEYEAKCRERHLDIPKDREAARAFLVRHFWGGGR; encoded by the coding sequence ATGAACATCGGTCGCCTCCTACAAAAACTAAAACTCCGGTACGGCTCGCAGGAAACCGTCATCCGCACGCTGCGCGACATGGGCGTCCAAATCGGCGAACGCTGCCGGATTTACACGGCCCACTTCGGCACGGAACCATGGTTGATCCGCATCGGCAACCACGTCTGCATTTCAAACGACGTGACTTTTGTCAATCACGATCTGAACTGGCCGTTTCAGGACAAGTACGAGTCACTGACCGGATTCGGCACGATCGAAATTCGCGACAATTGCCAGATTGGCGTCCGGGCCACCATTCTCCCCCGGGTCGTCATTGGACCCAACGCCATCGTCGGCGCATGCAGCGTCGTCACGAAAGACGTCCCGCCGAACACGGTCGTGGCCGGCAATCCCGCGGTCGTCATCTGCACATTGGACGAATACGAGGCGAAATGCCGCGAACGTCATCTCGACATTCCGAAGGATCGCGAGGCGGCGCGGGCGTTCCTCGTGCGCCATTTCTGGGGAGGCGGCCGGTGA
- a CDS encoding UvrD-helicase domain-containing protein, with the protein MQTMTEGGESLSLNEAQRVAVTAPDGPALVLAGAGSGKTRVIVERIVWLVEERGVDPRHILAVTFTNRAAGEMKTRVASRIGGDRAACWVGTFHSFGLYLLRREMEKLGRPRMFTVFDDADQLSLMKRLIKGLPAHYAKVTPREALQWISRLKQDVEEPDMAETCATDEDETCRALWVQYHEALLRASAVDFDDLLVLPVRLLEGDAETCARYRRRFRYILVDEYQDTNRAQYRLAKCLSGEGGNLYAVGDEDQSIYSWRGADIRNILEFDRDFPGARIYRLEQNYRSTMPILHTANAVVVHNRNRLGKTLWTLRKSGEPVRLHVAEDGEKEAFFVAKDIAAHKENGDATAVLYRTNGQQRVLEDELRAKGIRYVVVGGIQFYERKEVKDLLAYLRLIANPADDEAFRRAINTPPRGLGATTLEHLETYAKQRGVPLLSVLREIEHDQTLRSRARTAAVEFVHMLDDLAQQAAAGPILPLVEKIIETIDYRSFVEHSDEKDQRDRIEIVDEFLASCKAFDDRGGGGLVEFLQQTALASDTDGYDPSAPAVALMTCHAAKGLEFDSVYLVGLEEGLLPHALSAYSEQGIEEERRLCYVAMTRARKRLTLTAARYRVVYGESGLRELSRFVREIPADVLHVVGEEELRRMAPALPAGRAEPAVRGGLKMGTIVRHAKFGIGRVEYTAGTGKNLKVRVRFQSGRVSTLMASQAPLEILEEKRR; encoded by the coding sequence ATGCAAACCATGACAGAGGGCGGAGAATCTCTTTCGTTGAACGAGGCTCAGCGGGTGGCCGTGACGGCGCCGGACGGTCCCGCGCTGGTGCTGGCGGGGGCGGGATCGGGCAAGACGCGCGTGATCGTCGAGCGTATTGTGTGGCTGGTCGAAGAGCGCGGCGTGGATCCGCGCCACATTCTTGCGGTGACGTTTACAAACCGCGCGGCGGGGGAAATGAAGACGCGTGTGGCTTCGCGGATTGGGGGCGATCGCGCGGCCTGCTGGGTGGGCACCTTCCACTCGTTCGGACTCTACCTGCTCCGGCGCGAAATGGAGAAACTGGGCCGTCCGCGGATGTTTACGGTGTTCGACGACGCCGATCAACTTTCGCTCATGAAACGTCTGATCAAGGGATTGCCGGCGCATTACGCGAAGGTGACTCCGCGCGAGGCGCTGCAATGGATCAGCCGGCTCAAGCAGGACGTCGAAGAACCGGACATGGCCGAAACGTGCGCCACGGACGAGGACGAAACGTGCCGTGCCTTGTGGGTGCAATACCACGAGGCGTTGTTGCGCGCGTCGGCGGTTGATTTCGACGATCTGCTGGTGTTGCCGGTCCGGCTGCTCGAAGGCGACGCCGAGACGTGTGCTCGGTACCGGCGTCGCTTTCGATACATACTGGTTGACGAATACCAGGACACGAACCGCGCGCAGTACCGGCTGGCAAAATGCCTGTCGGGCGAAGGCGGCAACCTGTACGCCGTGGGCGACGAGGATCAGAGCATCTATTCGTGGCGCGGGGCGGATATCCGCAACATTCTCGAATTCGACCGGGATTTTCCCGGCGCGCGCATTTACCGGCTCGAACAGAATTACCGCAGCACGATGCCGATCCTGCACACCGCGAACGCCGTGGTCGTTCATAATCGCAACCGGCTCGGCAAGACGCTGTGGACGCTTCGGAAATCCGGCGAACCCGTGCGCCTGCACGTAGCCGAAGACGGCGAGAAAGAGGCGTTTTTCGTGGCCAAGGACATTGCCGCGCACAAGGAGAACGGCGACGCCACCGCCGTCCTGTACCGCACGAACGGCCAGCAGCGCGTGCTGGAAGACGAACTGCGCGCAAAAGGGATTCGTTATGTTGTTGTTGGGGGGATACAGTTTTATGAACGCAAGGAAGTCAAAGATCTGCTGGCGTATTTGCGGTTGATCGCGAATCCGGCCGACGACGAGGCGTTTCGCCGCGCCATCAATACGCCGCCGCGCGGCCTCGGCGCGACCACGCTTGAACATCTCGAAACCTATGCCAAACAACGCGGCGTTCCGCTGTTGTCGGTCTTGCGTGAAATCGAACACGATCAGACGCTTCGGTCAAGGGCGCGGACGGCGGCGGTGGAATTTGTCCACATGCTGGACGATCTGGCGCAACAAGCCGCGGCCGGACCGATTCTGCCGCTTGTCGAGAAAATCATCGAAACGATTGATTACCGCTCGTTCGTTGAACACAGCGACGAAAAAGATCAGCGGGACCGGATCGAAATCGTGGATGAATTCCTTGCCTCCTGCAAAGCCTTCGACGATCGTGGCGGCGGCGGCCTTGTCGAATTTCTGCAGCAGACTGCGTTGGCGTCGGATACGGACGGGTACGATCCGTCCGCGCCGGCGGTAGCGCTGATGACCTGCCATGCGGCCAAGGGCCTTGAGTTCGATTCGGTATACTTGGTAGGGTTGGAGGAAGGATTGCTGCCGCATGCGCTCTCGGCGTATTCGGAACAGGGCATTGAAGAAGAGCGGCGCCTGTGTTACGTGGCGATGACGCGCGCGCGCAAACGCCTGACGCTGACGGCCGCGCGCTACCGGGTTGTGTACGGCGAATCCGGCCTGCGCGAATTGTCGCGGTTTGTGCGCGAAATACCGGCGGACGTCCTGCACGTCGTGGGCGAGGAAGAACTGCGGCGGATGGCGCCGGCGTTGCCCGCCGGACGAGCCGAGCCGGCCGTCCGGGGCGGCCTGAAGATGGGCACCATTGTTCGCCATGCAAAATTCGGCATTGGCCGCGTCGAATACACGGCGGGCACGGGTAAAAATCTCAAGGTGCGGGTACGATTCCAATCGGGCCGGGTAAGCACGCTCATGGCAAGCCAGGCGCCGCTGGAAATTCTCGAGGAGAAAAGAAGGTGA
- the pheA gene encoding prephenate dehydratase → MTLDELRTAIDELDSRILELLSERAKRALEIAEIKRSTQSAYYVPEREKAVFERLRALNRGPLPDSAIRVIYREVMSAIRSLEKNISVAYLGPNDTFSHMAALRVFGVTADYHPLPTVADIFTEVERKRIDYGLVPVESSMGGGVHDTLDRFISSDLKIVNEVLLRITQNLLSNSPMDKIERVYSKDNAFIQCRNWLRVNLPNAKLIDVSSTAEAARIASQEAGAAAVASALAAKTYNVDILVPSIEDSPNNYTRFFVMGRQLAKPTGKDKTSILISIKDRPGALYSLLTPFNQSDVNLTRIESRPSRRKAWEYVFFIDLIGHIDDPRISEVLEKVHEYCVELKVLGSYPQGDVEE, encoded by the coding sequence GTGACACTCGACGAACTGAGAACCGCGATTGACGAACTGGATTCGCGCATTCTGGAATTGCTGAGCGAACGCGCAAAACGGGCGCTGGAGATTGCCGAAATCAAGCGGTCCACGCAATCCGCCTATTATGTGCCCGAGCGCGAGAAGGCGGTGTTCGAACGCCTGCGCGCGCTCAACCGGGGACCGTTGCCCGATTCCGCCATCCGGGTGATTTATCGCGAGGTGATGAGTGCGATCCGTTCGCTGGAGAAAAACATTTCGGTTGCGTATCTGGGACCGAACGACACGTTCAGCCACATGGCGGCGCTTCGCGTGTTCGGCGTGACGGCCGATTACCACCCGCTGCCGACGGTGGCCGACATCTTCACGGAAGTCGAGCGCAAGCGGATTGACTACGGCCTTGTGCCCGTCGAGAGTTCGATGGGGGGCGGCGTCCACGACACGCTCGACCGGTTCATTTCATCGGATTTGAAGATTGTCAACGAGGTCCTATTGCGCATCACGCAGAACCTGTTGTCCAACAGCCCGATGGACAAAATCGAGCGCGTGTATTCCAAGGACAACGCGTTTATCCAATGCCGGAACTGGCTGCGGGTAAATCTGCCGAATGCGAAACTGATTGACGTGTCAAGCACGGCCGAGGCGGCGCGCATCGCCTCGCAGGAAGCAGGGGCCGCCGCGGTGGCCAGCGCCCTGGCCGCCAAGACCTACAATGTGGACATTCTCGTGCCGTCCATTGAGGATTCCCCCAACAACTACACGCGCTTTTTTGTCATGGGTCGGCAACTCGCCAAACCGACCGGTAAAGACAAGACCTCCATTCTGATATCCATCAAGGATCGCCCCGGCGCGTTGTACTCGCTGCTGACGCCGTTCAATCAGTCGGACGTCAATCTTACGCGCATCGAATCGCGCCCCTCGCGCCGGAAGGCATGGGAATACGTCTTTTTCATCGATCTTATCGGGCATATTGACGATCCCCGGATTAGCGAGGTCCTCGAAAAGGTTCATGAATATTGCGTGGAACTCAAGGTCCTGGGTTCCTATCCCCAGGGCGATGTCGAGGAGTGA
- a CDS encoding glycosyltransferase family 2 protein has product MSTITVLTLVPNAGDRLPRCLESVQWADDIFCVVDPATTDGSDEVARRYTSHVVTHEFINHAAQENWALEQIQTEWTLILDADEWVTEELASRIRQIIRDPASHDLYYIRRLSYFLGRQIRHCGWDRDYNSRLFRTRKGRNTECRAHPRIVVDGTVGRIHEPMLHDAYRSFPEFFRTLTRYTTWGAQDAYERGRRAGVVHLTLRPFWRFFSMYVLRRGFLDGYHGLILSALYGVSVFVKYAKLWYIERLARENRCAPGEIPDPDAPTRPEGFKQ; this is encoded by the coding sequence ATGAGCACGATCACGGTGCTGACCCTTGTGCCCAATGCGGGCGACCGGCTGCCGCGATGTCTCGAAAGCGTGCAATGGGCCGACGACATCTTCTGCGTGGTGGATCCGGCCACAACGGACGGATCGGATGAGGTGGCGCGCCGATACACGTCCCACGTGGTGACGCATGAGTTCATCAACCATGCCGCGCAGGAAAACTGGGCCCTCGAACAGATCCAGACCGAATGGACGCTGATCCTCGACGCGGACGAATGGGTCACGGAAGAATTGGCCTCGCGCATCCGCCAAATCATTCGGGATCCGGCCAGCCATGATCTGTATTACATCCGCCGGTTGTCCTATTTTCTTGGCCGGCAGATCAGGCATTGCGGGTGGGATCGCGACTATAACAGCCGCCTGTTCCGTACCCGAAAGGGCCGCAACACGGAATGCCGCGCACATCCGCGCATCGTTGTGGATGGAACGGTCGGACGCATTCACGAACCCATGCTCCACGACGCCTACCGCAGTTTCCCCGAGTTTTTCCGGACGCTGACCCGGTACACCACCTGGGGCGCGCAGGACGCCTACGAGCGCGGTCGGCGCGCCGGCGTGGTGCATTTGACGCTGCGCCCGTTCTGGCGGTTCTTTTCGATGTACGTGCTGCGGCGGGGCTTTCTTGACGGCTATCATGGCCTGATCCTTTCGGCGCTGTATGGCGTGTCGGTTTTTGTCAAATACGCCAAATTGTGGTATATCGAACGCTTGGCCCGCGAGAACCGGTGCGCACCCGGTGAAATACCCGATCCCGATGCGCCGACGCGTCCGGAAGGTTTCAAGCAGTAG